Genomic segment of Clostridiales bacterium:
CAACAAAGATTTGACCTTAGAACTATCGGCCAAAGTGGGCAACGCTTTGACCAAGCTCAAAAAAGCCCCCTTGGTAGTAATAGGCACGGACACCCGCGCTTCAAAAGATATGCTAAAATGCGCCGTCATGTCAGGCGTATTGGCGGGCGGCGGCAATGTCATAGATTTGGGGATATTGACGACGCCAGCGATTTCTTATATTACTACCTTGTATAAAGCCGATTTTGGCGTGGTTATCAGCGCGTCGCATAACCCGCCCGAATACAACGGGATCAAAATTTTTGACCATTTAGGCGAAAAACTAGGCGAGCTAGAAAGAGATTTTATTGAAAAGCTCATTGAAAATAACAAGTTTAATTATCATCAGAATGTTGGGAACATACGATACGATAGGGAATCACATGACCAATACATAAAATATTTGCTTGAAACCGTAGAAACCGATTTTAAAGGGTTAAAAGTCATTTTGGATTGCAGCAACGGCGCAAGTTTTGAATTAGCCCCCAAAATATTCCAAGATTTGGGCGCCGAGGTTTATTCTTATAATTGCAACAGCTCAGGACATGACATCAATGTCGGCTGCGGCTCTTTGCACGAGGAGTTTATAATCCAAAAAACCATAAAGCATCAAGCCGATATAGGTTTTGCGTTTGACGGCGACGCCGATAGGGTAATAGGCGCGACCGCGGATGGCAAGCTTATTGACGGCGATTTGATAATTTATATATTGGCAAGATATTTGCGCGAAAACAACAGGTTAATCGGCGATATGGTGGTGGGAACCCACCATACCAATATGGGCATGGAATTGGCGCTCCAAAAAATCGGCATAAAACTCATAAGGGCGGACGTGGGCGACCATTTTGTAGCGTGCCAGATGCAAAAACTCGGATGCGTTTTGGGCGGCGAGCAATCAGGCCACATAATTTTGAAAAATTATGCCCCCACGGGCGACGGTATTTTGGCGGCGCTGCAGCTTGTCAATGTCTTAAAAAAGACGGGCAAATCGGTAAGCGAGCTGGCGGATTACGAAACTTTTCCCCAAGTAAACATTAATATAAAGACCGAGCGCAAATACGAAGTTCTAAACGACCAATCGTTGCAATCTAAGATAAAAAGTATAGGCCAAGACTTAGCCCATAAGGGCAGGCTGCTTGTAAGGGCCTCGGGCACTGAGCCTAAGATACGCATAATGGTGGAATGCATTGATCAGGAACTTGCCCAAAAAGTGGCCCAAGAATTAGCCCAAAAAGCGGAAGAAGTGATTAACGAATTAAAATAAATATCGTTTTTTTAAAACATATTGATTAATAAAAATAGGTTAATAAAATAACATCTTAAAAGGCTAATATTTAATTATTTTATCAAGAATTCCTCATGCTTGTTTGGGTTTACAAACAAGGTTTTTTGATGGCTGTATGTCACTTTGCCCAAAGGCGATTTGGGCGGTTTTTTTACATATTTTATTAAGGTATAATCCACCGGAACATTTTGCGACATATGCGCTTTTGAGTAATAAGCCGTAATTTCAGCCGCGCAGACCAAAACCTTGTCGGGAATTTCTTGTTTGGCGCTTGCGATAACCGTATGCGAGCTGTGGATGTCTTTGGTATGAAGCCAAACATCCTCGGGTTTGGACTCGCGCACAAGACGGTCGTTTTGCAGGTTGTTTTTACCAACCCTTACCGCAAACCCGTCTATATTATATTCCCTGTATTTGCTCAAAACAGCTTTAGGTTTTTTGGCTGCGTCTTTTATCAAATAACTTTGCCTTAATTCAAGCTCTATTTCTTTTAAGTCGTTCACATCTTGGCATTGTCTTAAACTTTCCAAAACGGTTTCCAAATAATCGCAAAAATCATTTTGTTCGTCAATCTGAATGCGCGCGATTTCGGCGCTTTTCTTTTCTTTGTTATATTTTTTAAAGTATTTTTGCGCGTTGGCTTGCGCGTTAAGCTGGATATCCAAAGGGACTGTTACATAAGCGTTATCATAGTAATTAAAAAGCTGGACCTTATCTGTCTTATTTTTGATGTTATGAAGATTGCTCAAAATCAATTCGCCGTATAGCTTGTATTGGTCGGCCTTGGCGGATTCCCTTAATTTGCTCTCGGCGACAAAACGCTTTTTTTCGGCTTTGGATTTTAGGCTATTTAATGTTTGAAACAATTCGTTATACTTGACCTTAAAGGCGCTTACGCTGGTTTTATAGCCCATGCAGTAATCAATCGCCTTATTAACGCTATCAAAAGATTTTGTCTTTAGTCCCAAATGCATAGGCATTAGGTAATAATCGTCAGGCCCTTCGTCTTTATATGTCACCACGGGCGAAATTTGGTTGTCTTTCACTTTTTGGGAATATTCAAAAAACCGGTTATATACCGTTTCTTTGGATTTTTGGTCGAGCTTATTATCAAACACATTAATATCTTTTACCAGCCAATAGACCACAGAGGGCGCTATTCCTTTCAAAAAGCCCATAATGTAATTATCCAAAGCTCCGCCGCCAAATTGGTCAAGGCGGGCCAAGAACTGCTCGCGGTCGTCAATTGTGATTTTGTCGGGCGTTTGCGGATAGGCGTATGCGACATTGGGCAGCAAAATCCGCTTATGGGCGAGGTTATCGCTCTTCAAGTCGGGATATATATGCTTTACGCAGTCCGTGATTACGCCTTTTTCATTGACCGCTATCACATTGCTGTATTTGCCCATAATCTCGGCTATGACTTTGAAATTGACGGTATCCCTTAACTCATTCAAAACGCTAAAATTTAATTCCAAAATACGCTCATAAGGCGGTTGGATTATACTCTTTAATCTCGCTCCGTTGAGATATTTCCTAAGATGCATGCAAAACGCGGGCGCGTTAAGGGGGTTCTCAAAATTTTGGCTGGTCAAATGGACTCGCGCGTAATTATCCAAAGCGATAAGCAACTTTTGTTTGCCCGTTTTCGTATGAAAATTAAAAAGTAGGAGATTGGACGAGGGCATATAGATTTTTTCCAATCTCGCGTCAATTAATATTTTAGTCAGTTCGTTTTTGACCGCTGTCAAAGTCAAGGAATCAAAAGGCATTATGTAAACCCCGAAAGAACAAAACAATTTAAAATAATATTTAATATAATAATACACCAAAAACGCAAAATCTTTAACAGCAAATTGTTATTTTTTTGTGTGACAAATGTTCATTTGGAAGGCGCAGTTGCAATTGACAAAGATTACCTGTTTGGGTATAATATCTTGACAATATCAAAAACCAAAAAACAGGAGAATTAATTTTAGATGCAATACACAGTGGACAGGTCCGAAAAGGAAGTTAAGTTATCAATAAAAATAGACAAGCAAGAATGGGAGGAAGCTGTTGAGCAAGTTTATCAAAAAAACAAGCACAAATACAGTTTGCCTGGCTTTAGAAAGGGCAAAGCGCCTCGCAAGGCTTTGGAAGCCGCTTACGGCCCGTCCTTATTTTTTGAAGAATCTTTTAACGAAGTTTTTTCCAAGTCATATAGCGAAATTTTAATAAAAGAACGCGATATAGAGCCCATTAACCGGCCCAATGTCAGCATAGACGATATGGACGAAGACGGCAGCATGACAGTAACCGCCACGGTATTGGTAAGGCCGCCCGTCCAATTAGGTCAATATAAGGGCCTTAAGATAGAAACCGAAAAAGCGGTCGTCTCGG
This window contains:
- the glmM gene encoding phosphoglucosamine mutase, with translation NKDLTLELSAKVGNALTKLKKAPLVVIGTDTRASKDMLKCAVMSGVLAGGGNVIDLGILTTPAISYITTLYKADFGVVISASHNPPEYNGIKIFDHLGEKLGELERDFIEKLIENNKFNYHQNVGNIRYDRESHDQYIKYLLETVETDFKGLKVILDCSNGASFELAPKIFQDLGAEVYSYNCNSSGHDINVGCGSLHEEFIIQKTIKHQADIGFAFDGDADRVIGATADGKLIDGDLIIYILARYLRENNRLIGDMVVGTHHTNMGMELALQKIGIKLIRADVGDHFVACQMQKLGCVLGGEQSGHIILKNYAPTGDGILAALQLVNVLKKTGKSVSELADYETFPQVNINIKTERKYEVLNDQSLQSKIKSIGQDLAHKGRLLVRASGTEPKIRIMVECIDQELAQKVAQELAQKAEEVINELK
- a CDS encoding fibronectin/fibrinogen-binding protein encodes the protein MPFDSLTLTAVKNELTKILIDARLEKIYMPSSNLLLFNFHTKTGKQKLLIALDNYARVHLTSQNFENPLNAPAFCMHLRKYLNGARLKSIIQPPYERILELNFSVLNELRDTVNFKVIAEIMGKYSNVIAVNEKGVITDCVKHIYPDLKSDNLAHKRILLPNVAYAYPQTPDKITIDDREQFLARLDQFGGGALDNYIMGFLKGIAPSVVYWLVKDINVFDNKLDQKSKETVYNRFFEYSQKVKDNQISPVVTYKDEGPDDYYLMPMHLGLKTKSFDSVNKAIDYCMGYKTSVSAFKVKYNELFQTLNSLKSKAEKKRFVAESKLRESAKADQYKLYGELILSNLHNIKNKTDKVQLFNYYDNAYVTVPLDIQLNAQANAQKYFKKYNKEKKSAEIARIQIDEQNDFCDYLETVLESLRQCQDVNDLKEIELELRQSYLIKDAAKKPKAVLSKYREYNIDGFAVRVGKNNLQNDRLVRESKPEDVWLHTKDIHSSHTVIASAKQEIPDKVLVCAAEITAYYSKAHMSQNVPVDYTLIKYVKKPPKSPLGKVTYSHQKTLFVNPNKHEEFLIK